The following is a genomic window from Bordetella sp. H567.
GGTGGCGAGTCCACGGACATGGCTCGCCTGCAGGCGGCCGTCCTGCAACAGGTGCGCGACATGGTCCGCAAGGCGGAAAACGTCGGTCCGCGCTTCGCCGAGGAAGCACGCCGCATCCATGAAGGTGAGGCGGACGAGCGCCCGATACGCGGCACATCCACGCCGGAAGAGCGCCGGGCGCTGTCCGAGGACGGCATCGATTTCATGGCGCTGCCGGATATTTTCGACGACGACAGGCTGCAATAAGCCCTGCGCCGGGGCGCTACGACGCCTGCGCCGCGAGCGGCGCGTCGGACGGCGGGTCTCCCGCCTTGGGCACCGCCGCGATGCTGCGGCCATCCTCGGATTTCCACAGGTGGTAGTCGACGTTCAACTCGGGGCGCCCATGCAGGCGCAGGATGTTGACGATGTGTTCGGCCGCGCGGGGCCCGTGGGCAAGAACGTATTCGCCGCCGGGGGCCGGCCGTATGCGCCAATGGCCGTGGGTCCTGTCCACATCGCCGGCAAACTTCGCACCGGCCTTGCCCAGGCGGAGGAACCTCATGTCGTCCCAATACCCCAGGGCGATGCCTTCGCGGGTGGCCAGGGCCGATAGGGACGCTGCCGTTGCCCGCCGTTCAGCGGCGTCTGTCCGGGAAGCCACGGGGCTGGCAAGGTTGCCGGCCGCGGGCTGTGACGATTCGGCTGTCTGCAGGGCGAGCGCCGCGTCCCGCTGTCGGCGGCCCCAGTCGGTGATCCCGCCGTCCTTGCCGTAGGCGCGAAAGACCGTCCCGTGGTCGTAGCCGTACAGGTCGCAGAACAGTGTGCGGGACATCTTGCCCACGGTCCTGCCCAGCCGTTTGTCCGCCAAGTCGAAATCTTCCGGTTTCAACACGGTCTTGTGTTCGATGGGTTGCCTGGCCGCATCCCGGTCGCCCGGAGCGAGGAGGGTACCCGTGTCGATCTTGCGTCCCAACTCCGTCAGCTTGCCTTCGGCGTCGACGAAGTTGGCCAGGGTCCATTTCGACACGCCGACGTTCGTGGCGCATTCGCGCAGGCCACGACATTTTTCGTGGAGCATGAGCAGGGCGGCGTTGCGTACGGTGTCAGCGGTGACCGGGCGTCGCAACTGGGGCGGGAGCTGCCCCTTGACGCGCTTGTTGCGGTGCCGGGGTGCGCGGGGCGGCGGGCCGCCGCGCGCCACGAATGGCGCGCCGGACGGCTGCGTATCGGCCGGCGGGCGGGGGGCGTGAGAAGATCCTTGGATGGGGAACATGGCGGCGACCTCGTATTCGAAGACATCGTTGCGGCGGAATCTGCCGTCCACGCCGGCGCCGTGCCGGATGGACGAAGCCCATGGGTCGGCCGGCGGCCACGGCGGTTCCGCGCCGCAGGGGCGCTTCGTCCCGTTTCCATGCGCAAGCGCAGCCCCATGCCGGGCACGCAACGCAAAAGCAAAGGCCCTCCATCGGAGGGCCTTGCTTCAGGTCGGCGCGGACGGCGCGGGAACGCCGTAGGGCAACCGCGCTTAGTTGTTCACGCGGCTGCGGTATTCGCCGGTCCGGGTGTCGATTTCGATCTTGTCACCGATCGCGCAAAACAGCGGCACGTTGATGTCGTAGCCGGTGTTGATCTTGGCCGGCTTGAGCACCTTGCCCGAGGTATCGCCGCGCACGGCGGGCTCGGTGTAGGTGATCTCGCGCACCACGCTGGTCGGCAGCTCCACCGAGATGGCCCGGCCGTCGTAGAACACGACTTCGACCGGCATGCCTTCTTCCAGGTAGTTGAGCGCGTCGCCCATGCTTTCGGCTTCGATCTCGTACTGGTTGTATTCCTCGTCCATGAAGACGTACATCGGGTCGCCGAAGTAGGAGTACGTGCATTCCTTGCGGTCCAGCACGACGACGTCGAATTTTTCGTCGGCCTTGTAGACCGATTCGCTGCCGGCGGCGGTAAGCAGGTTCTTGAACTTCAGCTTGACCACGGCCGCGTTGCGGCCCGACTTGTTGTATTCGGCCTTCTGGACCACGAGCGGATCCTTGCCGACCATGACCACGTTGCCGACTCGCAATTCCTGAGCGGTTTTCATCGATTAAAAACTCCGGGGAGATTCCTGGTTCTACCCGGTCCGGCCACGATGTCGGAACGGGAGCAGACGGTTGCCTGGCCTATGCCTGCAAAACCCATGAGTTTAGCATTTTCGCCGTAGCTCTGCGCAAAATTCGATCAACTTGGTCGCCAGGTCCGGTTGCCCGGAAAGGCTCTCGTCCCAGGCACGGGCCGCGCCTTCCCAGGCCGCCCAGGCAGCGCCCGAAGTGGCGTTGCCCCATGCCGCCGCCAGCACGGCGGGCGGGGCGCCGGTATTCCAGGCGTGGAATAGCGCACGGGCCGGCGCCGGCGGCCGATAGCGGTCCAGCCAGGCATCCAGCTTGTCCAGGTGGACGCCGTCCGCCTGCGGATAAATCTGCCAGACCAGCGGGCGGCCCGCCCAGCCGGCGCGCACGACGGAATCTTCCCCACGCACGAAATTCAGGTCGGCACACCAGAGCAGGCGGTCGTAGTCGTCTTGCGGCAGGAAGGGGATGCGCACGATGCGCGGCCCCGTCACCTTTCCCGTCCCTGCCGCGCCCGCCACGGCTTCCAGCCGCGGCGCCACGCCCTCGGGCACCAGCAGCAGGGTACGGACGGGATCCCCGCGCATGGCGCCGATCAGCCCGTCCAGGGGGGCATCCGGATAGCAGAACAGGGTTACCAGCCGTGGGGACGGGCGCCCCGCATCGCCGTGTTCGGATGGCGCCAGGTCCACCGTGACGCCCAGTTCGCGCAGGAAGACCTGCCGTGCCTGCGGCGACCGCTGGAAGGCATCGCGCCGCGCGGCCAGGCCGGCCTCGCGCAGCAGCCCGCCCGTCGCCGGGGTGAAGCCCGGAAAGAAGAAGTACTTCATCAGGCCGTCGGGCTGCGGCGAAGGCAGCCCATGGTGCGATTCCACCCAGGCCTCGGCACTCAGGTATTCCAGGTTGATCCAGATCGGCGGACGCCCGCGCATGGCGGCGCGGAACGCAGCGGGCGGGTCGCAGGCGAAGGCTTCGATGACCACGTCGCCCGGCGGTAGCGCCGGCGGCTGGGCGGACCACGCCACGATGGCAATCCCGCCGATGTCCTGCAGCGGCAGGCGCGGGTCGCAGCGCGGCTCCATGCGCGCGAATGCCGCGAGGTCGTCAATCCACAGGCGGACACGCCATCCGCCGGCCTGGCGCAGGCCGCGCGCCAGGCGCCAGCAGACGCCGACATCGCCGTAGTTGTCGACCCGCCTGCAGAAGATATCGGCATGCATTTCCGATATCGGCATGCGTCGCGGCCCTAGTGGAAGCGGGCCGGCGCCGATTCGGCGTCTTCGGGCAGTTCGGCGTGCACCATTTCGCCCAGCGGATTGGGGAAGTACGGTGTACCGCAATCCTCGCAATAGTCGGCCGGCAGCACGCCCGGAATGCGGCGGACTTCGTTCACGCCCAGCTCCTTGAGCAAGGCGGCGATTTCCTCCACGGGATCGGGCTTGTCGTCCTCGCCTGCCGTTTCGTCCTCGCGGCCATACAGGGGCCAGACGCAGCCGTAGATGACGTCGTTGCTATTGCGGGCCGTGAACGAGACCCGGTATTCGTCGATGCGCCCTTCGCCGCACCCGGCAACGACCGCACGCAGGCGGGCCGGTTCCAGGTTCACCGCGCCTTCCAGCCAGGTCACGGCGGCGCGCAGTGCCAGCGGGCGCACGCGGCGGTCCGCTTCGCGGTTGCTGACATAGTAGGCATCGGGCAGCAGGCATTCGAAGCTGCAGCCGGGCAGCAGCGTGGCCAGCGTGGGCTGCGCCTGTTCCACCCATTGCGCCAGGCAGGCTTCGCGCGTGGCGACGGCATCGCCGGGGCTTTCCTGCCAGCGGAAGATGGCCGCGCCGCGCGGCACGGCCACGGCCCCGACGAGATAGCGCGTATCGGCCAGCATATTGGCCGTTTCGGCTTCTTCGCCGATGGCTGGCTTCATCGTTTCCGCGCCCAGCGCCTGCGACCCCAGCCGCTGCAGCCAATGCCAGGTTTCGGAGAACGTGCGCGGCATCTGGTCGATACTGACCAGGTAGGGCATGAGCGACAGGCGTACCTCTTGCGCCAGCACATGGCCGTGCAACTGCGCCGTCAGCGCCTGCAAGGCGGCGGGCGTAACAGGACCGGTGGGGATGGTGTAGCGCGTCCAGGCCACCATGGGGGCAACGATCAGCAGGACGTCGTAGCCGACGCCGTTCTTTTCGATGACGGTCGACTCGGTGAAGGTCTCGGCCTGCTCGATCAGGACCTCGTAGGCGCCGGGATTCGTCTGGGAGAGGTGATCTAGCGCGGATTCCAGCGGCGCGTCGTTGCCGGCGCGCAGCAGCTTCGAGATGGAAGCGCGCAGTTGCTCTTCCCAGAACACGTCTTCCACGCGGCTGCCTGAACTGTTCAGGGCGAGCGCGAGAGTGGCCAGGCGCGAGGCGTCGCGAGTCAGACGCGAGGAGGGTTGGCTGCGGGAGCGAGGCATGGCGATGAATGACGGAGCCTGGGGAGGAGAACCATATAGTGTACTGCTACGGCAAGGCCGGGGCCGGCTCGCCGCCGGGCGGCATCGCGGCGCTACCATAAGCCACCCTTTTGCAGGAGCCGCCGATGCGTTGGCCCGTCTTATTTGTTTCCCATGGTTCGCCCATGCTGGCGCTCGAACCCGGCCAGGCCGGCGCGGCGCTGGCCGGTTGGTCGCGCGGGCGCGAGCGTCCCTCCGCCATCCTGGCGGTCTCTCCCCATTGGCACCGGCATGGCCTGGCCGTTTCCACCCGCGCGCACCAGCAGGCCTGGCACGACTTTGGCGGCTTTCCCCCGAGTTGTACGCGCTGGGCTATGCGCCCGCCGGATCGCCGGCCCTGGCGGCCCGCGTCGCGGCGCTGTTGGGCGAGCAGGGCGCCGCCGTCGAGGAGGATGCGGCGCGGCCCCTGGATCATGGCGTTTGGGTCCCGCTGCGTTACCTGTACCCCGATGCCGATATCCCGGTCGTTGCGCTTTCGCTGGATGCCGGGCGCGATGCCCGCGGCCAGTACCTGCTGGGCCAGGCGCTCAAGCCACTGCGCGACGAAGGCGTATTGATACTCGCGACGGGCTCGTTGACGCACAACCTGCGCCACGTGCAGCGGCGCCACGACGCGGCCGCGCTGCCGTATGTGCCCCCGTTCCAGCAGTGGTTTGCCGACCGCCTGGCGGCCGCCGACACGGCCGCCTTGCTGGATTGGCGGGCGCGGGCCCCCGGCGCGCGCGAGGCGCACCCGCACGAAGACCACCTGCTGCCCCTCTTCGTGGGGTGGGGGGCGGGCGAAGGCGCCGCGATCCGGCTCGTGGACGAGGTAGCCTACGGCGCCCTGGCGATGGACGCTTATCAGTTCGACTGAAGCGTGGGGCGCCGATCGGCGCCTGTGGCGGGTAGTCGTCGTACATCCCTTCCGCCCGGCCGCGAAATCGGCAGGGTCGTGGGCGCCCGCCACGCGCCGTGACGGATCGTCCCCTAATGATCGGATTGACGCGGCGCCGAATTCTCCGGCAGAATCGCCTTGCAGTCATATGATGTCCTATAACAACACGCCCTATTCGAGGAGATAACCCCATGCCTCTGTCCCGCCGATCCTTCCTGACCGCCGCCGGCGCGGCCGCGCTGTACGGCGCGGTACCCGCGGCGCGGGCGCAGCAGACCTGGCCCGAACGCAACGTCCGCCTGCTGGTGCCCTATCCCGCCGGCGGGTCTTCCGACATCATCGCCCGCGCGATCAGCCAGCCCTTGTCCGAGACCCTCAAGCAGACGGTGATCGTGGACAACCGGCCCGGCGCCAACGGCAACCTGGGCGCGGCCATCGTGGCGCAGTCCGGCGAGGACCGGCATACCCTGCTGCTGTGCGACGTGGGTGCGTTGATGATCAGCCCCTCGGTCTATACCAAGCTCAATTTCGACCCCAACAAGGACCTGCGCGGCGTCAGCATGCTGGCTTATTCGCCGCATATCCTGGCCGTGCATCCTTCCGTGCCGGTCAATACGCTGCCCGAACTGGTGGCGCTCTCCAAGCGCGAACGCATGAACTTTGCCGTCACGGCCATGGGCAGCGCGCCTCATGTAGCGGGCGTGGCGGTGGAGCAGGCCACGCAGGCGCAATGGCAGTACGTGCCCTACAAGGGCGGATCGCAGGCAATCACCGACACCATCGGCGGCCAGACGCAGATCATCATGAACGGCATGCTGGCCACGCTGCCGCACATCCAGAGCGGCAAGCTCAAGGCCATCGCCGTGTCCAGCCGCAATCGCATGCCTCAGTTACCGAACATTCCGACCATCGCCGAGCAGGGCGTGGCGGGATTCGAATCCGGCACCTGGCAGGGGGTGGTCGCGCCCGCGTCGATGCCGCCGGAAGTGGCGGCCAGGCTCAGCAAGGATCTGGCGAGCATCATGAATGCGCCGGCATTGAAGGCCAAGCTGGCGGAACAGGGCGCCGACGTCGTGGTCATGACGCCCGCCGAGATGGACAAGTGGCTGGCGGCCGAACGCCAGCGCTGGGCCGCGGTGGTGCAAAAGGCCGATATCCGGCTGGACTGACCGCGCCGGCCGCAAGGCAAAAAAAGGACCAGGCCCGCAAAGGCCTGGTCCCTTTTTTTGCATGCCTCCGCCCCGCTGGCGGGCGGCATGCGAACCGCGTTCAGGCGGCCAGCAACTGGCGCAGCACGAAGGGCAGGATGCCGCCGTGCTGGTAGTAGTCGACCTCGATCGGGGTATCGATGCGCAGCAGGACCTGCACCTGCTGCGACGAGCCGTCCTTGCGGTGGATCGTCAGCGTCACGTCCTGCTGCGGCTTGATGCCTTTTTCCAGGCCCGACACGTCGAAGGTTTCCTCGCCCGTGATGTTCAGCGACTGCGTGCTGTCGTCGCCCTTGAACTGCAGGGGCAGCACACCCATGCCGACCAGGTTGCTGCGGTGGATCCGTTCGAAGCTGCGCGCCACGACGGCCTTCACGCCCAGCAGCTGGGTGCCCTTGGCCGCCCAATCGCGCGACGAACCCGTGCCGTATTCCTCGCCGCCGAAGACCACCGTGGGTACGCCGGCCTCGATGTACTTCATGGCCGCGTCGTAGATGGGCATCTGTTCGCCGGAGGGTTGGTACAGGGTTTCGCCGCCTTCGAAGCGGCTGCCGTCCGCGCGCGGCGGGATCATCAGGTTCTTGATCCGCACGTTGGCGAAGGTGCCCCGCATCATGATCTCATGATTGCCGCGGCGCGAGCCGTAGCTGTTGAAATCCGCCTTCATGACGCCGTGTTCCTTCAGCCACTTGCCGGCCGGGGAGCTTTCTTTGATCGAACCGGCGGGCGAGATGTGGTCGGTGGTGACCGAATCGCCGAAGATGCCCAGGGCGCGCGCGCCCTTGACCGTTGGCATGCGCGCGGGCTCCATCCCGAAATCCTTGAAGAAAGGCGGTTCGGCGATGTAGGTGGACGTCGGCCAGTTG
Proteins encoded in this region:
- a CDS encoding DUF2863 family protein, whose translation is MPRSRSQPSSRLTRDASRLATLALALNSSGSRVEDVFWEEQLRASISKLLRAGNDAPLESALDHLSQTNPGAYEVLIEQAETFTESTVIEKNGVGYDVLLIVAPMVAWTRYTIPTGPVTPAALQALTAQLHGHVLAQEVRLSLMPYLVSIDQMPRTFSETWHWLQRLGSQALGAETMKPAIGEEAETANMLADTRYLVGAVAVPRGAAIFRWQESPGDAVATREACLAQWVEQAQPTLATLLPGCSFECLLPDAYYVSNREADRRVRPLALRAAVTWLEGAVNLEPARLRAVVAGCGEGRIDEYRVSFTARNSNDVIYGCVWPLYGREDETAGEDDKPDPVEEIAALLKELGVNEVRRIPGVLPADYCEDCGTPYFPNPLGEMVHAELPEDAESAPARFH
- a CDS encoding DUF1178 family protein, producing MKVFDLQCDEQGHLFEGWFASHENYDEQQARGLVSCPMCGANKVSKRLSAPHLNVSHLKAPETPPQAATAASGGESTDMARLQAAVLQQVRDMVRKAENVGPRFAEEARRIHEGEADERPIRGTSTPEERRALSEDGIDFMALPDIFDDDRLQ
- the efp gene encoding elongation factor P, with product MKTAQELRVGNVVMVGKDPLVVQKAEYNKSGRNAAVVKLKFKNLLTAAGSESVYKADEKFDVVVLDRKECTYSYFGDPMYVFMDEEYNQYEIEAESMGDALNYLEEGMPVEVVFYDGRAISVELPTSVVREITYTEPAVRGDTSGKVLKPAKINTGYDINVPLFCAIGDKIEIDTRTGEYRSRVNN
- a CDS encoding Bug family tripartite tricarboxylate transporter substrate binding protein — protein: MPLSRRSFLTAAGAAALYGAVPAARAQQTWPERNVRLLVPYPAGGSSDIIARAISQPLSETLKQTVIVDNRPGANGNLGAAIVAQSGEDRHTLLLCDVGALMISPSVYTKLNFDPNKDLRGVSMLAYSPHILAVHPSVPVNTLPELVALSKRERMNFAVTAMGSAPHVAGVAVEQATQAQWQYVPYKGGSQAITDTIGGQTQIIMNGMLATLPHIQSGKLKAIAVSSRNRMPQLPNIPTIAEQGVAGFESGTWQGVVAPASMPPEVAARLSKDLASIMNAPALKAKLAEQGADVVVMTPAEMDKWLAAERQRWAAVVQKADIRLD
- the earP gene encoding elongation factor P maturation arginine rhamnosyltransferase EarP, whose amino-acid sequence is MHADIFCRRVDNYGDVGVCWRLARGLRQAGGWRVRLWIDDLAAFARMEPRCDPRLPLQDIGGIAIVAWSAQPPALPPGDVVIEAFACDPPAAFRAAMRGRPPIWINLEYLSAEAWVESHHGLPSPQPDGLMKYFFFPGFTPATGGLLREAGLAARRDAFQRSPQARQVFLRELGVTVDLAPSEHGDAGRPSPRLVTLFCYPDAPLDGLIGAMRGDPVRTLLLVPEGVAPRLEAVAGAAGTGKVTGPRIVRIPFLPQDDYDRLLWCADLNFVRGEDSVVRAGWAGRPLVWQIYPQADGVHLDKLDAWLDRYRPPAPARALFHAWNTGAPPAVLAAAWGNATSGAAWAAWEGAARAWDESLSGQPDLATKLIEFCAELRRKC